TGATCGTCAGCGGTTACCTGGAATTCCGTCTGCCGGAGGCCAATCTGCTGGACATGGTCAAGGCCGCGTCCGCGCAATCGCGGCGCGTGGCCTCGCTGTGCATGGGCATCTTCGTGCTGGCCGAGGCCGGCCTGCTGGCGGGCAAGCGCACCACCACGCACTGGATTCACGCGCCGGCCTTTCGCAAACGCTACCCGGACATCCGCCTGGAAGACGACAAACTGTTTGTAGTGGACGGCCAGGTCTGGACCGGCGCCGGCATGAGCGCCGGCGTCGACATGGCCCTGGCCATGGTGGAGAACGACCTGGGCGTCGACCTCGCCCGGCGCATCGCACGCAAGCTGGTAATCGCCCAGCGCCGTGGCAGCGAGCAGTCGCAATTGTCGGCGCTGCTGGAACTGGACCCCAAATCCGACCGCGTGCAACTGGCCCTGGCCTACGCCCGCGAGAACCTGACCCACGACCTGTCCGTGGAGG
The sequence above is drawn from the Pseudomonas quebecensis genome and encodes:
- a CDS encoding GlxA family transcriptional regulator, translated to MHSVALMVYPNFQSLSLSLGSVFECANLLSGEPAYEFHLVSESGGAVMTSQGFSVNTSPIRAQGYDTLIVSGYLEFRLPEANLLDMVKAASAQSRRVASLCMGIFVLAEAGLLAGKRTTTHWIHAPAFRKRYPDIRLEDDKLFVVDGQVWTGAGMSAGVDMALAMVENDLGVDLARRIARKLVIAQRRGSEQSQLSALLELDPKSDRVQLALAYARENLTHDLSVEALAEVARLSPRQFSRVFREETGQTPAKAIEALRVEAARAMMETSRHPVEVVARETGFGDRERMRQAFLRAFGQPPQAMQQTFNAAPPA